In Osmerus eperlanus chromosome 17, fOsmEpe2.1, whole genome shotgun sequence, a single genomic region encodes these proteins:
- the LOC134037979 gene encoding serine protease FAM111A-like: MWIRKPHVHDHSSQDKMAQKKNQESLKDKFKALDLQGKESNCFKYQYGKEKSTHEIYCPTPCTVLEGLSETMTSHTQKNEELVIKRQGLKNAMIATHFPSHLIDKGETLKIETVSKTEETAAETRPQIHPKEKYVTFLIDTEGGKNTSSKQLLKNPKLKKHGPFCVYGLRGEKLREALTRDGRFMAIVMTEKCKLVDKDNVAIFTRQLVDRMDGRHFQITLDRKKNEGNNRDGSSENPRMMSVQETSQCNGPDEENTDDDLLKLQMCLKNEDFGKISQSFSEVFRLQNLINFGKSVCKIDVGGLACGTGFVLFHNYVLTNAHLFENPCARSKMQLSVEVKCIFDYVRPTGEDVFEIHAKKELIDHQLIDHQHNQGPCKRALDYAILELDLETLKPNDRELPPGLLCKYGPVPERGEACLVGHPYGEVQRLDPTCIIPRENRQKSIESVLMIKVNKDEQEHGVVTYNSYFFHGSSGSPVFDALGRVFGLHTAGITYNTLQTSCNVMEYAHSLEDVLESFVGRLREDGSKAKLLGQVENVAQKNLFLYERFFRPQPSDDETLPMESEQSEFMD; this comes from the exons ATGTGGATCAGGAAGCCTCACGTACACG ACCACAGCTCTCAAGATAAGATGGCACAGAAGAAAAATCAGGAATCTCTTAAGGACAAGTTCAAGGCATTGGACCTTCAG GGGAAAGAGTCCAACTGCTTTAAATACCAATATGGCAAAGAAAAATCAACACATGAAATCTACTGTCCGACTCCTTGCACCGTGTTAGAGGGACTCAGTGAAACAATGACATCTCACACCCAAAAAAATGAAGAACTTGTTATTAAGAGACAGGGATTAAAGAATGCAATGATAGCAACACATTTCCCAAGCCATCTGATTGACAAGGGGGAGACGCTCAAGATAGAGACAGTTTCCAAGACCGAGGAGACTGCTGCTGAAACCCGTCCGCAGATTCATCCAAAGGAAAAGTACGTCACATTCCTCATCGATACAGAAGGTGGCAAAAACACATCAAGCAAACAGCTGCTGAAGAATCCAAAGCTTAAAAAACACGGCCCCTTCTGCGTTTACGGACTGAGGGGGGAGAAACTGAGGGAGGCGTTGACTAGAGATGGCCGCTTTATGGCCATTGTGATGACGGAAAAGTGCAAACTTGTGGACAAAGATAATGTTGCCATCTTTACAAGGCAACTGGTGGACCGTATGGATGGCCGACACTTCCAGATCACCCTGGACAGGAAGAAGAATGAAGGAAACAACAGGGATGGTTCTTCTGAAAACCCCAGAATGATGTCAGTACAAGAGACCTCTCAATGCAATGGACCAGATGAGGAGAACACAGATGATGATTTACTCAAACTTCAGATGTGTCTGAAAAATGAGGATTTTGGCAAGATCAGTCAGTCATTTTCAGAAGTTTTCAGGCTGCAAAACTTGATCAACTTTGGCAAATCAGTATGCAAAATTGATGTTGGTGGGTTGGCGTGTGGTACTGGTTTTGTGCTGTTTCACAACTACGTCTTGACCAATGCACATTTGTTTGAAAACCCATGTGCACGGTCTAAAATGCAATTGTCTGTTGAAGTGAAATGTATCTTCGACTATGTACGTCCAACTGGAGAAGATGTGTTTGAGATTCATGCTAAAAAAGAGCTCATAGACCACCAGCTCATAGACCACCAGCACAATCAAGGTCCGTGTAAACGTGCTCTGGACTACGCCATACTGGAGCTAGACCTGGAGACCCTGAAGCCCAATGATAGGGAGCTTCCACCAGGTCTTCTCTGTAAATACGGCCCAGttccagagagaggtgaggcctGTCTCGTCGGACACCCCTATGGAGAGGTGCAACGACTGGATCCCACATGCATCATTCCTCGGGAGAACAGACAAAAGTCTATAGAGTCTGTATTGATGATCAAAGTGAATAAGGATGAACAGGAGCATGGAGTTGTGACTTACAACTCCTACTTCTTTCACGGTTCATCTGGCTCCCCGGTATTTGATGCTTTAGGTAGGGTGTTCGGCTTGCACACAGCCGGCATTACATACAACACTCTGCAAACCAGCTGCAATGTCATGGAGTATGCCCACTCCTTGGAAGACGTCCTGGAGAGCTTTGTGGGGCGTTTGAGGGAAGACGGTAGCAAGGCAAAGCTTTTGGGTCAAGTAGAGAACGTGGCGCAAAAAAACTTGTTTCTCTATGAGCGCTTTTTCAGGCCTCAACCCTCGGATGATGAAACTTTACCAATGGAATCTGAGCAGTCTGAATTCATGGACTGA
- the cacna2d4a gene encoding voltage-dependent calcium channel subunit alpha-2/delta-4 isoform X3 encodes MVCRCRSGGGGRTAGHAGMRLATLVWIVCSGWFFWSAHAQMKIPPETVQQWAESFGKQILALSTKYSGAQLLQKKYKDIQGVVRMEEVDGEELVKSIADEMENMLGRKMKSVKRLAESAEDADLYHDYNATLEFDYYNSMMINTVDEGGNALDMGSEFPLEENEHFNMLPVNTLQSDIQVPTNVYNKDPGILNGVYMSEALNDIFIDNFQKDPTLTWQYFGSATGFFRIYPGIQWTPDENGVVTFDCRNRNWYIQAATSPKDIVIVVDVSGSMKGLRLTIAKHTINTILDTLGENDFVNVIAYSDYVQYVEPCFKGILVQADLDNREHFKLLVEELHVKGEGKVKKAMKESFKILNAAAARGQGSLCNQAIMLITDGAMEDFQDVFKEFNWPDRRVRVFTYLIGREMTFASNTKWIACNNKGYYTHVSTLADVQENVMEYLHVLSRPMVINHDHDIIWTEAYMDSVLPTTAELFNTQAQSLLLMTSVAMPVFSKKKETLSHGILLGVVGTDVPLRELMRLAPRYKLGVHGYAFLNTNNGYILSHPDLRPLYKEGKKLKPKPNYNSVDLAEVEWEDTEEILRTAMVKGETGTMSLDVRAGVEKGRRVMFLKNDYFYTIIDETPFSLGMVLTRGHGEYIFKGNVSVEEGLHDLMAPDLTIADEWTYCETDIDPHHRKLSQLQAVIRYLTGKEPELECDEDLMRQTLFDAVVTAPMEAYWTAISLNVASMDDGVETAFLGTRSGLMRLSRYAGIEKRVAKKFLTKLDKENIFTLDHFPVWYRRAAEYPAGKFLYYIPMGDTRDVFKDYEGDSSTPTWLEDQEQDNLEGT; translated from the exons ATGGTGTGCCGGTGTCGGAGTGGTGGTGGAGGCAGGACCGCTGGGCATGCTGGAATGCGGTTGGCAACATTGGTGTGGATCGTCTGTTCTGGTTGGTTCTTCTGGTCTGCACACGCTCAGATGAAGATCCCCCCAGAAAC tGTCCAGCAGTGGGCTGAGTCGTTTGGTAAACAGATACTGGCCCTGTCGACCAAGTACTCTGGAGCACAGCTTCTGCAGAAG AAATACAAGGACATCCAGGGAGtggtgaggatggaggaggtggatggagaAGAGCTGGTGAAAAGCATAGCAGATGAGATGGAGAACATGTTGGGGAGGAAAATGAAGAGTGTGAAG AGGTTGGCTGAATCAGCAGAGGATGCAGATCTTTACCATGATTACAACGCCACTCTTGAG TTTGACTACTACAACTCCATGATGATAAACACTGTAGACGAGGGCGGCAATGCGTTGGATATGGGCTCAGAGTTTCCTCTGGAAGAGAATGAACACTTCAACATGCTTCCTGTCAACACTCTGCAGAGTGACATCCAGGTGCCCACCAATGTGTACAACAAAG ATCCAGGCATTCTGAATGGAGTGTACATGTCAGAGGCCCTGAACGACATCTTCATAGACAACTTCCAAAAGGACCCCACGCTGACCTGGCAATACTTTGGCAGCGCCACTGGTTTCTTCAGGATCtaccctg GAATCCAGTGGACCCCAGACGAGAACGGAGTGGTGACCTTTGACTGCAGGAACAGGAACTG gtacATCCAGGCCGCCACCTCTCCAAAGGACATTGTGATTGTGGTGGACGTAAGTGGCAGCATGAAAGGCCTCAGACTGACCATCGCCAAGCACACCATTAACACCATTCTGGACACACTGGGGGAGAACGACTTTGTCAATGTCATTGCT tacagtgactatGTCCAATACGTGGAACCCTGCTTCAAGGGAATCCTGGTACAGGCTGACCTGGACAATCGAGAG CACTTCAAGCtcctggtggaggagctgcaTGTGAAAGGAGAAGGGAAAGTTAAGAAGGCCATGAAGGAGTCCTTCAAAATCCTCAACGCG gctgcaGCTCGTGGACAGGGTAGTCTGTGTAACCAGGCTATCATGCTGATCACTGACGGTGCCATGGAGGATTTTCAAGACGTGTTTAAAGAGTTCAACTGGCCTGACCGCAga GTCAGAGTATTCACTTATCTGATTGGTCGAGAGATGACCTTCGCCTCCAACACCAAGTGGATCGCTTGCAACAACAAAG gatatTACACACATGTCTCCACACTGGCCGATGTGCAGGAGAATGTTATGGAATACCTACACGTTCTGAGTCGACCAATGGTCATCAACCATGATCATGACATCATCTGGACTGAAGCTTATATGGACAGTGTC ttgCCCACCACAGCCGAG ctgtTTAACACCCAGGCCCAGAGTCTGCTCCTCATGACGTCGGTGGCCATGCCTGTGTTCAGTAAGAAGAAGGAAACG ctgtccCATGGGATCCTGCTAGGTGTGGTGGGGACAGACGTGCCTCTCAGGGAGCTCATGAGGCTGGCGCCACGCTACAAACTTGGTGTCCATGGTTACGCCTTCCTCAACACCAACAACGGCTACATCCTGTCTCACCCTGACCTCCGACCCCTG TATAAGGAGGGTAAGAAGCTGAAACCTAAGCCGAACTACAACAGTGTGGATCTGGCAGAGGTGGAGTGGGAGGACACAGAGGAGATa CTGAGAACAGCCATggtgaagggggagacagggacgATGTCTCTGGATGTGAGAGCTGGTGTGGAGaaaggg AGGAGAGTCATGTTTCTGAAGAATGATTACTTCTACACCATCATAGATGAGACCCCTTTCAG TCTCGGCATGGTCTTGACCAGGGGTCATGGAGAGTACATCTTCAAAGGAAACGTATCAGTAGAAGAAG gtcTCCATGATTTGATGGCTCCAGACCTGACCATCGCAGAtgagtg gacataCTGCGAGACAGACATTGACCCCCATCATCGTAAGCTGTCCCAGCTGCAGGCTGTGATTCGCTACCTGACGGGGAAAGAGCCGGAACTGGAAT gtGATGAGGATCTCATGAGGCAGACGCTGTTTGACGCGGTGGTGACGGCTCCTATGGAGGCCTACTGGACTGCCATCAGTCTCAACGTTgctag catGGATGACGGTGTAGAGACGGCGTTCCTGGGAACTCGCTCTGGCCTCATGAGGCTCAGCAGATACGCTGGCATTGAGAAGCGTGTTGCcaa gaaGTTCCTCACTAAGTTGGATAAGGAGAACATCT